A portion of the Kiritimatiellia bacterium genome contains these proteins:
- a CDS encoding protein-export chaperone SecB → MKARPSPLKCLGYFVTELALTANPGFDTNKPSVLDFKDLQVNSTAEILPSKKETQKQLWRLLLRIHQNVGPEKNSPYNFAIVLMGNFEVHPDYPANKVEQLVKINGSSILYSSARQILWEAMSNGPFRSLMLPTVSFVDSPAGIQEGKVVEPKTISGKNE, encoded by the coding sequence ATGAAAGCGCGTCCTTCGCCGCTTAAATGCCTCGGCTATTTCGTGACAGAGCTGGCGCTCACCGCCAACCCGGGCTTCGATACCAATAAGCCGAGTGTATTGGATTTCAAGGATCTCCAGGTGAACTCCACTGCCGAGATTTTGCCGTCGAAGAAAGAAACACAGAAGCAACTCTGGCGGCTATTGCTCAGGATTCATCAGAATGTCGGGCCGGAAAAAAATTCTCCCTACAATTTCGCCATTGTGCTCATGGGTAATTTTGAAGTTCATCCGGATTACCCTGCGAACAAGGTTGAGCAACTGGTAAAAATCAACGGAAGTTCAATTCTATACAGCAGTGCGCGCCAAATCCTATGGGAAGCTATGAGTAATGGACCATTTCGCTCTCTCATGTTGCCCACCGTGAGTTTTGTTGATTCCCCTGCCGGAATTCAGGAAGGTAAGGTGGTGGAACCCAAAACAATATCCGGAAAGAATGAGTGA
- a CDS encoding helix-turn-helix domain-containing protein — protein MKAPVPGWVRCSSREPVYIPNASGEDIAETIWVDVQAWRDPKSGEIYLDGEATEKLEAVKARYLGVLAPHQLKDLRNAIGVTQKGIAELLQLGEKSWTRWENGNERPSRSMNVLLCAVYDGRIDVNYLRALANPSLRSQFARWKPEVKFDAAPYQETGRYTWSANESASFAA, from the coding sequence ATGAAAGCTCCTGTGCCTGGATGGGTGCGTTGTTCTTCACGAGAACCGGTATACATTCCGAACGCGAGCGGAGAAGATATTGCCGAAACGATTTGGGTGGATGTGCAGGCTTGGCGAGACCCGAAGAGCGGTGAGATATACCTGGATGGCGAGGCAACCGAAAAACTAGAAGCTGTCAAAGCCCGCTATCTTGGAGTTCTTGCGCCCCACCAGTTGAAAGACCTGCGCAATGCGATTGGGGTGACCCAAAAAGGCATAGCAGAACTCCTGCAACTTGGTGAAAAATCTTGGACTCGCTGGGAAAACGGGAATGAGCGCCCTTCGCGCTCCATGAACGTCCTTTTGTGCGCGGTTTATGATGGGCGAATAGATGTGAACTATCTGCGCGCCTTGGCAAATCCATCTTTGCGATCACAATTCGCGCGGTGGAAACCGGAGGTCAAGTTCGACGCCGCTCCCTATCAGGAAACCGGCCGCTATACATGGAGTGCAAATGAAAGCGCGTCCTTCGCCGCTTAA